One window of Bacteroides sp. AN502(2024) genomic DNA carries:
- a CDS encoding glycosyltransferase family 9 protein produces the protein MKPIKRILIIRFRQIGDSILAVALCSTLKKSFPDAEIHFVLNKNIAPLYEGHPDIDKVITFDKNENKPFTAYIKKIWQVMHQNKYDVIIDMRSTIRTLFFSLFSLKTPFRIGRIKGYTRFLLNYRTDTYSKNLTTDMVQRNLLLAAPLEKIRPIQYTKEFKLYLTDREKEDFRYYMEKEGIDFTHPLLLIGVTTKLIHKKWNTEFMIATLKRILEEHKDLQMIFNYAPGYEEEDARNIYKELGCPKRIKIDIQASSLRQLAALCANCSFYFGNEGGARHIAQALGVPSFAIYSPSASKSMWLPANSVLAEGISPDDILPPEQQATLTYEERFALITPEKVYGQLTSILRQLS, from the coding sequence ATGAAACCAATCAAAAGAATTCTGATTATTCGATTTAGACAAATAGGGGACTCTATTCTGGCTGTTGCATTGTGCAGCACACTGAAAAAAAGCTTTCCCGATGCAGAGATACACTTCGTGCTTAATAAAAATATTGCTCCACTCTATGAGGGGCATCCGGACATAGACAAAGTCATTACATTTGACAAGAATGAGAATAAGCCGTTCACTGCATATATAAAAAAAATATGGCAGGTAATGCACCAAAATAAATACGATGTAATCATCGATATGCGTTCTACCATCCGGACTCTTTTTTTCTCTCTTTTCTCATTAAAAACTCCTTTTCGGATAGGACGTATCAAAGGATATACCCGTTTTCTACTGAACTACCGCACAGATACTTACAGCAAGAATCTGACAACTGATATGGTACAACGCAACCTGTTACTTGCAGCACCATTAGAGAAGATCAGACCTATTCAATACACAAAAGAATTCAAGTTATATCTGACTGACCGGGAGAAAGAAGATTTCCGATATTATATGGAAAAGGAAGGGATTGATTTTACACACCCTTTGTTATTAATAGGAGTCACAACCAAACTCATCCATAAGAAATGGAATACAGAGTTCATGATAGCCACACTGAAAAGAATATTAGAGGAACACAAGGACCTACAAATGATCTTCAACTACGCACCGGGGTACGAAGAAGAAGATGCCAGAAATATCTACAAGGAATTAGGATGTCCGAAACGCATCAAGATTGATATACAAGCTTCTTCATTACGACAACTGGCAGCACTTTGTGCCAACTGTTCATTTTACTTCGGGAACGAAGGAGGAGCCAGACACATCGCCCAGGCCCTTGGAGTTCCTTCATTTGCCATTTATTCACCAAGTGCGTCAAAATCAATGTGGTTACCCGCCAATTCCGTACTTGCCGAAGGAATTAGTCCTGACGACATTCTTCCGCCGGAACAGCAGGCAACATTAACCTATGAGGAGCGTTTTGCATTAATTACTCCCGAAAAGGTATACGGGCAATTGACTTCAATACTAAGGCAATTGAGCTAA
- a CDS encoding glycosyltransferase family 4 protein: protein MRIGFDGKRAVQNFTGLGNYSRYIVDILCQFGPENEYVLYAPKKRENKRLDKLTKQYQQLQLSYPTTSSWKKLSSLWRVWGVTHQLEKEKIDIFHGLSNELPLNIHQSEVKSIVTIHDLIFLRYPQYYHSIDRKIYTYKFCKACENADKIIAISECTKRDIIEFFRIPADKIEVVYQGCDPSFMHPVAEENKREVRAKYQLPDHYILNVGSIEERKNALSAVQALMMLPEQIHLVIVGRHTEYTDKVEHFIKENKQEERVHIISNVPFDDLPAFYQLAEIFVYPSRFEGFGIPIIEALYSGIPVVATTGSCLEEAGGPDSIYVHPDDIKGMADAFKQIYADPERKKNMIEKGHSFAKRFSEEKQAEEILNIYKKLMK, encoded by the coding sequence ATGAGAATAGGTTTTGACGGAAAACGTGCAGTACAGAATTTCACCGGTCTGGGTAATTATAGCCGCTATATAGTGGATATTCTATGCCAATTCGGCCCGGAGAATGAATATGTGCTGTATGCCCCCAAGAAACGGGAAAACAAGAGGCTGGACAAATTAACGAAGCAGTATCAGCAACTACAGCTTTCTTATCCCACTACTTCTTCCTGGAAAAAGTTAAGTTCATTGTGGCGAGTATGGGGAGTCACCCACCAATTGGAAAAAGAAAAAATCGATATATTCCACGGGCTTAGTAATGAGCTGCCCCTGAATATTCATCAAAGCGAGGTAAAAAGTATTGTAACGATCCACGATCTGATCTTTCTGCGCTATCCGCAGTATTACCATTCGATCGACAGGAAAATATACACATACAAATTCTGTAAAGCCTGCGAAAATGCCGATAAAATCATTGCTATCAGCGAATGTACCAAGCGTGATATTATTGAGTTTTTCAGGATTCCCGCCGATAAGATAGAAGTTGTTTATCAGGGATGTGACCCTTCATTCATGCATCCTGTAGCAGAAGAGAATAAAAGAGAAGTCCGAGCTAAATATCAGCTACCGGATCACTATATCCTTAACGTAGGAAGTATTGAAGAACGCAAGAACGCCCTTTCAGCGGTGCAGGCACTAATGATGCTTCCTGAACAAATTCATCTCGTCATCGTAGGACGCCATACGGAATACACTGATAAGGTTGAACATTTCATTAAGGAGAATAAGCAGGAAGAAAGAGTGCATATCATCAGTAATGTTCCTTTTGATGATCTACCGGCTTTTTATCAGTTAGCAGAAATTTTTGTATACCCTTCCCGTTTTGAAGGTTTTGGTATTCCCATCATAGAAGCTCTGTACTCCGGTATTCCGGTAGTGGCCACTACAGGATCTTGTCTGGAAGAAGCGGGAGGTCCCGATTCTATCTATGTACATCCTGACGATATCAAAGGAATGGCCGATGCCTTCAAACAGATATACGCAGATCCCGAGAGAAAAAAGAACATGATTGAAAAGGGGCATTCTTTTGCCAAAAGATTCTCTGAAGAAAAGCAAGCGGAAGAGATCTTAAACATCTACAAGAAACTAATGAAATGA
- a CDS encoding glycosyltransferase family 9 protein, protein MARILIIRFSALGDVAMTIPVIHSLAVQYPQHEITVLSRAVWQPLFQGLLANVGFVGADLTGKHKGFWGLNSLYSELKAMHFDYIADFHHVLRSKYLCLRFRLANKPVASICKGRAGKKKLVRRHDKVMENQKSSFRRYADVLEKLGLPVLLNFSSIYGEGKGNFAEIEPVTGPKEDQKWIGIAPFAKHAGKIYPLELQEQVIVHFAANPKVKVFLFGGGKNEQDVFDAWIAKYPSVVSMIGKLNMRTELNLMSHLDVMLSMDSANMHLASLVNIPVVSIWGATHPYAGFMGWKQLPVNTVQLDLSCRPCSVYGQKPCWRGDYACLRDIKPEQVIAKIEGIVD, encoded by the coding sequence ATGGCGCGTATTCTTATTATTCGTTTTTCTGCTCTCGGCGATGTAGCCATGACAATCCCGGTAATACATTCGCTGGCTGTGCAATACCCGCAGCACGAAATAACAGTGTTAAGTCGTGCTGTATGGCAGCCGCTCTTTCAGGGGTTGCTTGCCAATGTGGGTTTTGTCGGAGCTGATTTAACTGGCAAACACAAGGGATTTTGGGGCTTGAATAGCCTTTATTCGGAATTAAAAGCGATGCATTTTGATTACATTGCTGATTTTCATCATGTACTTCGTTCTAAGTATTTATGTTTGCGATTCCGTCTTGCCAATAAACCGGTAGCTTCCATTTGTAAAGGAAGGGCAGGCAAAAAGAAGCTGGTTCGCCGTCATGATAAGGTGATGGAGAATCAGAAGAGTTCTTTTCGTCGTTATGCCGATGTACTTGAGAAGCTAGGTTTACCGGTGCTATTAAATTTCTCTTCCATTTATGGCGAAGGAAAAGGAAACTTTGCGGAAATAGAACCAGTCACAGGACCTAAAGAAGACCAGAAGTGGATTGGTATAGCTCCTTTTGCCAAACATGCAGGTAAGATTTATCCGTTAGAACTGCAAGAGCAAGTTATAGTACATTTTGCTGCCAACCCCAAAGTAAAGGTTTTCCTTTTTGGAGGTGGTAAAAACGAACAGGACGTATTTGATGCATGGATTGCTAAATATCCTTCTGTTGTTTCAATGATCGGTAAACTGAATATGCGTACCGAGCTGAATCTGATGAGCCATCTGGATGTGATGCTTTCAATGGATTCTGCCAACATGCATTTGGCATCCTTGGTCAATATTCCGGTTGTCTCTATTTGGGGAGCCACCCATCCTTATGCCGGTTTTATGGGCTGGAAACAATTGCCGGTCAATACCGTACAACTCGATTTGTCATGCCGCCCCTGTTCTGTATATGGACAGAAGCCTTGCTGGCGAGGTGATTATGCCTGCCTGAGGGATATAAAACCGGAGCAGGTCATTGCGAAAATAGAAGGGATTGTAGATTAA
- a CDS encoding NTP transferase domain-containing protein, which translates to MKAIILAAGIASRLRPLTDTTPKCLLKIGERCLLERAFDALIQNGFDEFIIVTGYRQQQIVDFLQAHYPTQDITFIYNDRYESTNNIYSLWLTRPYTDGEEILLLDSDIVFDPQIVEKLLHSDKDDILALNRHELGAEEIKVIVDDAQKVVEISKVCSISDAIGESIGIEKISAEYTKALFRELEIMITTEGLDNIFYERAFERLIPQGYSLYVMDTTEFFSAELDTVEDFQQAQKLIPSSLY; encoded by the coding sequence ATGAAAGCAATAATATTAGCCGCAGGAATAGCTTCACGCTTACGCCCGCTGACCGATACGACGCCCAAATGTCTTCTCAAGATAGGAGAACGATGCCTTTTGGAAAGGGCTTTTGATGCTCTGATACAAAACGGATTTGATGAATTCATCATTGTCACCGGGTATCGCCAGCAGCAAATCGTTGATTTCCTACAGGCACATTATCCAACCCAAGATATTACTTTCATCTATAATGACAGGTATGAATCAACCAACAATATCTATTCATTATGGCTCACCCGCCCATATACGGATGGGGAGGAAATTCTGTTATTAGACAGCGACATTGTATTCGATCCGCAGATTGTAGAGAAGCTGCTTCATTCGGATAAGGACGACATATTGGCACTGAATCGCCATGAGCTCGGAGCAGAAGAAATAAAAGTCATCGTGGACGACGCACAAAAGGTCGTGGAAATCAGCAAAGTCTGTTCGATATCCGATGCTATCGGAGAGTCCATCGGTATCGAAAAGATATCAGCTGAATATACCAAGGCGCTATTCCGTGAACTGGAAATTATGATTACTACCGAAGGACTGGATAATATATTCTACGAACGGGCTTTTGAGAGACTGATTCCACAAGGATATAGTCTTTACGTTATGGACACCACCGAGTTCTTCTCGGCCGAACTGGACACAGTAGAGGACTTTCAACAGGCACAGAAGCTGATTCCATCCAGTCTTTATTAA
- a CDS encoding phosphorylcholine transferase LicD: MANYDIRPLQLRILKNLLAVDKVCKEHNLRYYIMAGTMLGAVRHKGFIPWDDDLDIGMPRADYDLLMTNAKEWLPEPYEAVCAENDKEYPLPFAKVQDANTTLIERMHLKYLGGVYIDIFPLDGVPESRMAQRMHFAKYEFYKRILYLIHRDPYKHGKGPSSWIPLLCRKFFTLTGTQESIRKVMKKYDFDQYALVCDYDDGMKGIMSKDILGTPTPIRFEDEEVWGVQKYDTYLSQKYGDYMTIPKQGGQRQHNFHYLDLNKPYRNFEV; the protein is encoded by the coding sequence ATGGCTAATTACGATATCCGCCCTCTACAGCTTCGCATATTAAAGAACTTATTAGCTGTTGACAAAGTTTGCAAAGAACATAATCTGCGATATTACATCATGGCAGGCACCATGTTGGGAGCTGTACGCCACAAAGGATTCATCCCCTGGGATGATGACTTGGATATCGGAATGCCAAGAGCTGATTATGATTTACTAATGACTAATGCCAAAGAATGGTTACCGGAACCTTACGAAGCGGTATGCGCCGAGAATGATAAGGAATATCCTCTTCCGTTCGCAAAGGTGCAGGATGCCAATACAACCTTAATCGAGCGTATGCATCTCAAATATCTGGGAGGTGTATATATTGATATATTTCCACTGGATGGAGTTCCGGAAAGCCGCATGGCGCAAAGAATGCATTTTGCGAAGTATGAGTTCTACAAACGAATACTTTACCTGATTCATCGTGATCCATACAAACATGGAAAAGGTCCCAGTTCATGGATACCGCTATTATGCAGAAAGTTTTTCACCCTTACCGGAACACAGGAAAGCATCAGGAAGGTAATGAAGAAATACGATTTCGACCAATACGCATTAGTCTGCGATTATGATGACGGAATGAAAGGAATCATGTCGAAGGACATTCTGGGCACTCCTACTCCCATCCGGTTTGAAGATGAAGAAGTATGGGGAGTACAGAAATACGACACTTATCTGTCACAGAAATATGGAGATTACATGACCATACCTAAACAAGGTGGACAAAGACAACACAATTTCCATTATTTAGACTTGAATAAACCTTATCGGAATTTTGAAGTCTAA
- a CDS encoding histidinol-phosphate transaminase, whose translation MEKNLNFLDRNEFNYSPSKEVVEALKNFDINKLCFYTRIYDEGKKSILSVFLSELYDIDETQVLLGYGGEDILKQAVHYFLTQEDGNKTMLIPKFSWWYYKSIADEVNGHTLQYPLYEDGNTFKYDFETLKDMIRKENPKILLLASPNNPTGNGLTPKELDELLAEVPGQTVVLIDEAYASFVSTDTSYIKKLVNKYPNLIISRTLSKFYGLPGLRMGFGFMSKELEKFSRYSNKYLGYNRISEDIAIAALKSDAHYRNIAKLMNEDRERYEKEIGVLPGFKVYESVANFILIKYPIELKEALQKAFAEQSYKVKFMNEPDINTHLRITLGRPEQNRIVIDTIKEIASK comes from the coding sequence ATGGAAAAGAATTTGAACTTTTTAGATCGAAACGAATTTAACTACAGTCCATCAAAAGAAGTAGTAGAAGCTTTAAAAAACTTCGATATAAATAAACTTTGTTTTTATACCCGCATTTATGATGAAGGAAAGAAAAGTATATTATCTGTTTTCTTATCCGAACTTTACGATATAGATGAAACACAAGTCTTATTAGGATACGGCGGAGAAGATATTCTGAAACAAGCTGTACACTACTTCCTGACTCAAGAAGATGGAAATAAAACGATGTTGATTCCCAAGTTCTCATGGTGGTATTATAAATCAATTGCAGATGAGGTGAATGGACATACTTTGCAATATCCTCTCTACGAAGACGGAAATACTTTTAAATATGACTTTGAGACGCTAAAAGATATGATTCGGAAAGAGAATCCGAAGATTCTTTTACTAGCTTCTCCCAATAACCCTACCGGCAATGGTTTGACTCCGAAAGAATTGGATGAACTACTTGCAGAAGTACCCGGCCAAACAGTAGTATTGATAGACGAAGCATACGCTTCTTTTGTTTCAACCGATACCAGTTATATCAAAAAGCTGGTTAATAAATATCCGAATTTGATTATTTCCCGTACCTTATCTAAATTTTATGGATTGCCGGGTTTACGTATGGGATTCGGATTTATGAGTAAGGAGCTGGAAAAATTCAGCAGATACAGCAATAAATATCTGGGATACAACCGGATATCCGAAGATATCGCCATTGCGGCTCTTAAATCGGACGCACACTACCGAAACATCGCAAAACTGATGAACGAAGACCGTGAGCGTTACGAAAAGGAAATCGGCGTGTTGCCCGGATTCAAAGTATATGAATCGGTTGCCAACTTTATTTTAATCAAATACCCGATAGAGCTGAAAGAGGCTTTACAAAAGGCTTTTGCTGAACAGAGTTATAAAGTGAAATTTATGAATGAACCGGATATCAATACTCATTTGCGTATCACATTGGGTCGCCCAGAGCAGAACCGGATCGTTATAGATACAATCAAAGAAATCGCATCCAAATGA
- a CDS encoding FkbM family methyltransferase: MNVLKHTIKKFIYGTLPYYFMKGYKPDSPYLKYYEYIKKHGYSRHLYEFKDEYTNMPVNVQKDEKKGLYYVQQEKKRLYFRKSTPPKKIQKYYRALSMEQDKRSPHHYFDSVKDVTGKVFVDIGCAEGYSSLEIVEEAKHIYLFEQDEQWLEAIRATFEPWQDKVTIIQKYVSDHNSSREQTLDDFFNNQTDEHLFLKMDIEGAERHALTGCKNLFQNCQKLDFAICTYHLRDDEEVISTFLNKHNCAYINQKGFFRHRIRSVVMRGSKR; the protein is encoded by the coding sequence ATGAACGTACTCAAACATACAATAAAGAAATTTATATATGGCACTCTTCCATATTATTTCATGAAAGGGTATAAACCTGATTCACCCTATCTGAAATATTATGAGTATATAAAAAAACACGGGTATTCAAGACATTTGTATGAATTCAAAGATGAATATACAAATATGCCTGTCAATGTACAAAAGGATGAGAAAAAAGGCTTATACTATGTACAACAAGAAAAGAAACGGCTATATTTCAGAAAGAGTACTCCACCCAAGAAAATTCAAAAGTACTACAGGGCTTTGAGTATGGAGCAGGACAAGCGATCACCGCACCATTATTTCGATAGTGTAAAAGATGTCACAGGAAAAGTTTTTGTGGACATTGGCTGTGCCGAAGGATATTCTTCACTGGAAATCGTAGAAGAAGCCAAGCATATCTATTTGTTTGAGCAGGACGAACAATGGCTGGAGGCTATCAGAGCTACTTTCGAACCATGGCAGGATAAAGTTACAATCATACAGAAGTATGTGAGCGACCATAATTCTTCGAGAGAACAAACTCTTGATGATTTCTTCAATAACCAGACAGATGAACATCTGTTTCTTAAAATGGATATAGAAGGAGCCGAACGGCACGCATTGACCGGATGCAAGAACTTATTTCAAAATTGCCAAAAGCTGGATTTTGCTATTTGCACATACCACTTGCGTGATGACGAAGAAGTTATCTCTACATTCCTGAACAAACACAACTGCGCATATATTAATCAAAAAGGTTTTTTCAGGCATAGAATCCGCAGTGTAGTGATGCGCGGAAGTAAGAGGTAA
- a CDS encoding lipopolysaccharide kinase InaA family protein, whose product MRMIVSPKYAHLQKKIEEVPRSFQNEGDVVYDGRNVLKRISLGSIDVVVKSFKKPHIINRVVYSFFRQSKAERSYIYSMEIQQHGFDTPEPVAMIEQFQDGLLSHSYYICCYDGGETVRSLMDGKVEGNEDKLSAFARYTAALHQAGILHLDYSPGNILIHQNETNEYSFSLVDVNRMQLLSKIDCDTVCRNMCRLCISREVLTYIMTEYASLRGWDIESTVSLALRYSDQFFTHYIYRRAARKEKEKHIVSLILFFRLYRSVRKFFSWEPHISRFLLKKEKHIYDTYLCKYDYCELLSADYQ is encoded by the coding sequence ATGAGAATGATTGTAAGTCCCAAGTACGCACATTTGCAGAAGAAGATAGAAGAAGTTCCGAGGTCCTTCCAGAACGAAGGAGATGTGGTGTACGATGGTCGTAATGTTCTGAAACGGATTAGTTTGGGCAGCATTGATGTTGTGGTGAAGAGCTTTAAAAAGCCTCACATCATCAATCGTGTTGTATATTCGTTTTTCCGCCAGTCGAAGGCAGAACGTTCCTATATTTATTCTATGGAGATCCAACAGCATGGTTTTGACACTCCGGAGCCAGTGGCTATGATCGAGCAATTTCAAGATGGTCTTCTCTCGCATAGCTATTACATTTGTTGTTATGATGGCGGCGAAACTGTCCGTTCCCTGATGGATGGAAAAGTGGAGGGGAATGAAGACAAACTTTCAGCTTTTGCACGCTACACTGCTGCTTTGCATCAGGCAGGTATCCTCCATTTAGACTATTCTCCCGGTAATATACTGATCCATCAGAATGAAACGAATGAATACAGTTTCTCCTTGGTCGATGTGAATCGCATGCAGTTGCTATCGAAAATTGATTGTGATACAGTATGCCGTAATATGTGCCGTTTGTGTATTTCGCGTGAGGTACTGACTTACATCATGACAGAATATGCTTCTTTGCGTGGATGGGACATCGAATCTACGGTCAGTCTGGCTCTTCGTTACAGCGATCAGTTCTTTACTCATTACATTTATCGTCGTGCGGCACGGAAAGAAAAAGAAAAGCATATTGTATCCCTGATTTTATTCTTCCGTTTATACCGTTCCGTACGTAAATTCTTTTCTTGGGAGCCGCATATCTCACGTTTCTTATTGAAAAAGGAAAAGCATATCTATGATACATACTTGTGCAAGTATGATTATTGTGAATTGCTTTCTGCTGATTATCAATGA
- a CDS encoding glycosyltransferase family 4 protein: protein MMKEIQRKKKVLIDLTNYGSLTAGFGQIAANYATAFSSMPVEDLHFVYLLRQKYMQEFGPNVTSVPVRRINKFLPFTLPKVDVWHAVNQQRKLLRIAGGTKFIFTIHDFNFLTEKKPWKAKMYLHRMQNKVNKAAVVTTISHYVADVIRQYVDLKGKEVRVIYNGVERIDTLEGTKPSFATGRPFFFTIGQIRRKKNFHLLVDVMRHFPEYDLYICGDAHFAYAEEVRNLIRENQLTNVFLTDVISQNEKIWLYRNCEAFLFPSEGEGFGLPVVEAMQFGKAVFAANRTSLPEVCNGHAIMWEHLDTESMVQSIREHLPDFYKDKERLEKIKEHAASFSYEKHIQAYLDLYRELAQLP from the coding sequence ATGATGAAAGAGATACAACGAAAGAAAAAAGTACTGATAGATCTTACGAATTATGGTAGTCTCACAGCCGGCTTCGGGCAGATTGCGGCCAACTATGCAACCGCCTTTTCGTCTATGCCGGTAGAAGATCTTCATTTTGTATATTTATTGCGGCAGAAATATATGCAGGAATTTGGCCCGAATGTGACCTCTGTTCCGGTACGTCGTATCAATAAGTTTCTTCCTTTTACCCTTCCCAAGGTAGATGTATGGCATGCAGTGAATCAACAGCGCAAGTTGTTGCGTATTGCCGGCGGTACAAAGTTTATCTTTACTATACACGACTTTAATTTTTTGACCGAGAAAAAGCCCTGGAAGGCGAAAATGTATCTTCACCGGATGCAGAATAAGGTCAATAAGGCAGCGGTCGTGACTACGATCTCTCATTATGTGGCAGATGTCATTCGACAGTATGTAGATTTGAAAGGGAAAGAGGTACGGGTCATCTATAATGGCGTGGAGAGGATTGATACACTGGAAGGAACAAAACCGTCGTTTGCTACAGGGCGTCCTTTCTTTTTTACGATTGGACAAATCCGTAGAAAAAAGAACTTCCATCTTTTGGTTGACGTAATGCGTCATTTTCCGGAATATGATCTATATATTTGTGGAGATGCTCATTTTGCTTATGCTGAAGAAGTGCGCAATCTGATTCGTGAGAATCAGCTTACTAATGTCTTCTTGACGGATGTTATCTCTCAAAACGAGAAGATATGGTTATATCGGAACTGTGAGGCATTCCTATTTCCTAGTGAGGGAGAAGGCTTTGGATTGCCAGTGGTGGAAGCTATGCAATTTGGGAAGGCTGTATTTGCCGCTAATCGCACTAGTTTGCCGGAAGTTTGTAATGGACACGCTATCATGTGGGAGCATTTGGATACAGAATCTATGGTACAAAGTATCCGGGAGCATCTGCCTGATTTTTATAAAGACAAGGAGCGTCTGGAGAAAATCAAGGAACATGCCGCTTCATTCAGTTACGAGAAGCATATACAAGCCTACCTTGATTTATATCGGGAGTTAGCTCAATTGCCTTAG
- a CDS encoding DUF4254 domain-containing protein, whose protein sequence is MTFSNLCNEIFWKSTIDYHVTDSVDAPMNNPYELKTIEYYLYLKNWIDAVQWHFEDIIRDPQIDPVEALVLKRRIDKSNQDRTDLVELIDSYFLDKYKEVEPLSDATINTESPAWAIDRLSILALKIYHMQQEVERTDTTEEHRSQCQTKLNILLEQRKDLSTAIEQLLADIEAGKKYMKVYKQMKMYNDPALNPVLYAKK, encoded by the coding sequence ATGACATTTAGTAACCTTTGCAACGAGATTTTTTGGAAATCGACAATAGATTACCATGTGACGGATAGTGTGGATGCTCCGATGAACAATCCTTACGAGTTGAAAACTATTGAGTATTATTTATATCTAAAAAACTGGATTGATGCTGTGCAATGGCATTTTGAGGATATTATCCGTGATCCGCAGATTGATCCGGTAGAAGCATTGGTCTTGAAAAGAAGAATTGATAAATCAAATCAGGACCGCACGGATCTGGTGGAATTAATTGATAGCTACTTTTTAGACAAATATAAAGAGGTAGAACCTCTCTCTGACGCAACGATCAATACGGAAAGCCCTGCATGGGCAATTGACCGCTTGTCAATTCTTGCATTGAAAATTTACCACATGCAGCAGGAGGTGGAGCGTACGGATACTACTGAAGAACACCGTTCCCAATGCCAGACTAAGTTGAATATCCTGTTGGAACAGCGAAAAGACCTTTCTACAGCGATTGAGCAGCTGTTGGCTGATATCGAAGCCGGAAAAAAATACATGAAAGTATATAAACAGATGAAGATGTATAATGATCCGGCTTTAAATCCGGTGCTTTATGCGAAAAAATAA